In Leptospira ellinghausenii, a single window of DNA contains:
- a CDS encoding class I SAM-dependent methyltransferase, giving the protein MDFSLYNETYDFFCDSLPISSKILDLGCGPGNITKFLSNKRNDFEIEGTDISVNMINLAKLNNPSLKFFVSDIRKFNVQKIKYNGIISGFCLPYLSLSDIRNLIPKLHNSLKKNGILYISFVQGNPDDSGIKIGKDGRKLYFFYHDINEIKNLLVDSKFRSEKFYSIEYQNNDNSFDTHIIIISKKLNI; this is encoded by the coding sequence ATGGATTTTTCTCTATATAATGAAACTTATGATTTCTTTTGTGATAGTTTACCAATATCTTCAAAAATTTTAGATCTCGGATGTGGACCAGGAAATATTACAAAATTTCTTTCAAATAAAAGAAATGACTTCGAAATTGAAGGGACCGATATATCTGTAAATATGATTAATTTGGCGAAATTGAATAATCCTTCGTTAAAATTTTTTGTGTCAGATATTAGAAAGTTCAATGTACAAAAAATTAAATACAATGGTATTATTTCTGGTTTTTGCCTACCATATCTTTCTCTTTCTGATATTAGAAACCTCATCCCAAAATTACATAATTCATTGAAAAAAAATGGTATCCTTTACATAAGTTTTGTTCAAGGAAACCCAGATGACTCCGGAATTAAAATTGGAAAAGACGGAAGAAAGCTTTATTTTTTCTATCATGATATAAATGAAATTAAAAATTTACTTGTCGATAGTAAATTCAGAAGTGAAAAATTTTATTCTATAGAATATCAAAATAACGATAATAGTTTTGATACTCATATCATTATTATTTCGAAGAAATTAAATATTTAA